From the genome of Streptomyces sp. JH34:
ACCGTCGACCACCAGCGCTCCTCGAACGTCCCCGGCCGCGTGGTCACGGGGATGTCGTACCTCTGCATGGCCAGCACGTCCGACTTGCCGGCAGCCAGCACCCGGCCGAACGACGCTTCCACGTTCCGCACCCAGTCCGCGTCCGGATCAGCCGGGTTGTCCGGAAAGGCATCGAACACGTACTGGCCGACCAGGTCGTCCCAGGTGCGGCGGGTCGCCCGCAGGTACGCCACATTGACATCGACGATCACGAGATCCGATGCCAGCACCAGGTAGGGACTCGGTGTCGCTGCGAACAACGACCTGTAATCCAGTTCGGGCTTCACACGCTTCCGCCCCGTGCGCATCCTCGGCCGCGACGGCCCTGGCCCTCCCACGCTATGCGGCACCCTCACGCCTCGCGCGCTGTGGCACCCGCCCGGGAGCCGTCGCAGGGCCGGCCGGCCGCCTCGTGCAGACCCCGGACGCGAGGACGCGCACAGCCACGGACAGGACGGACCTTCCCCGGGACCTCTGGTACGCACTGTGGGACAGGAAGAACACGGCCACCACGGACCGGCCGTGTAAGCCCACGCGGTTCACCGGCCACGTCGGCGATCCTCCTCGCGGTGACCGCGTCGCCCTCCACCGTGACCTGGTCCGGACAGCCGGAGCGCGGAAGCCGATCGGTTCACCCGACCTGATGAGAGGCGGGCCCGCACAGGGCGGGCGGGGGTCGCTCGCGCCATGAGATCCTGCGCGTCGCGATGAGTCCCGCGACGTCCGGCGGCCCGCCGTCGTACTGTCGAACCCGTCACCGAGGAGGACTCCCATGCGTAGCGTCACCTATTCGATGAGCGTGTCACTCGACGGCTACATCGTCGGACCGGACGGCGGCTTCAACTGGACGACGCCGAGCGACGAGGTCTTCCGCTTCTTCATCGACGAGATCCGGGGTGTCGGCGTCCACCTGATGGGGCGAAGGCTCTACGAGACGATGCTGTACTGGGAGACCGCCGACCAGGACCCGTCCGCCGACCCCTCCGCACTCGAGTGGGCGTCGCTCTGGAATCCGCTGCCCAAAGTGGTGTTCTCCCGCACGCTGACGGCGGTTCAGGGTACTGCCCGCCTTGCCTCCGGTGGCCTTGGGGAGGAGATCGAGCGGTTGCGGGCGGAGCCGGGGGAGGGCGACATCGCGATCGGCGGTGCGACTCTCGCCGCCGAGGCTGCCGCAGCAGGTCTTATCGATGAGTACCGGCCCACGGTCTACCCGGTCCTGCTCGGCGGCGGAACTCCGTTCTTTCCCCGGCACGAGCGCCGCGTGGATCTCGAACTCCTCGAGACCCGCGCCTTCAACGCGCAAGTGCTCCATCTCCGCTACCGCGTGGCGCGCCAGGAGACGGCGTCCGAGTAAGGCACGTCCAGCGGCCATGGATCACGCCTCGGGTGGAGGAGGACGACGGTCCGGCATCTGACCGGCTCCCGTCGCGGTAGCCGGCCGAGCGACCTGAGATCCGGCAACTCCGGCCCGGGTGCGCGGTGTTCGTGCGGGACGCACCGAATCATCGGCTCAGGCGGCGGGGACGTACGCCGTTCCGACTGGGAGGTCAACCCGGTCACGGACGACCAGCTTCGGCCCACGGGAGTCGGCGTTGTCCTCCAGGAGCCGACGGGTGGCGGCATCCTGCGTGGCGACCGACAACACCGTGTCCGTCTCGCCGCACCGACGGTGGGCGCGGAGGACGGCGCTGGCGGTGGCGGGGGTGGCTGCGGCGAGGCCGATGACGAGAAGCACGGACGAAGGCCGGTAGGTGTGGACGAGGTCCGTGATTCGCGTGGCCAGTCCAGCGCGCCCGCTGATGCCCGGGTCCTCGTCGACGGTGATGACGAGGACATCGTGTTCAAGTCTGTGACACAGCATGGTGACCTCCGTTTCAGGCCCGCCCACGGGCCTGTGTGCACTGCGTCTGCCCTTTGCGCCTGCTCTCATGCAACGGACCCGTGCACTCGGACGAGAACACATGAGGACGTCCGTCCGGGGCCCCGTCGAGTACCTCGGATCCGGACCTGCCGGGCCTTCCGCCCATCGGCGTGCAGGTTCACCCGCCCGAAAGGATGAACAGGCCTCCGTACCCCGCGTGTCCTCGGCCTCGAGCCCGCACTGTGCGTGAGGGGACAGCCGTGGTCTGCCTGCCGAAGGGCGCGGCGGCGGGTGAGGGGAGTGGTGGCAGTGGAGACAGCCAAGGGGCCGCGGGTATCGCTGCGGGACAGGGCGGGTTACCGGTTCGACCGCACGCTGGCCCGTTCCACCGGGACCTTGATGGGCTGGCTCGTGATCACTTGTCTGGCCGTCGTCGTGCCGGTGAGCACGGTGCTGGTGTGGACGGATCCGGGGGCGCCCAGGTCGGTGTCCGGACGGCTGAGCGCGGCGTGGCGAACCAGTGCGGAGACGCTGCGTCTGGGCGCGGCAACCGGCACGCCGCTCCGTCTGGTGCTCTCGGCTGTGCTCGGACTGGTCGCCCTGCTGTGCGTGTCGACCCTGGTCGGAGTGATCACGACGGGCCTTGCGGAGCGGATGGCTGAACTGAGCCGCGGTCGGTCGACCGTCCTGGAGCGGGGCCACGTCGTTGTGCTCGGCTGGTCGGATCAAGTCACCACAGTGGTCCACGAGTTGGTCGCGGCCCGAGCCCCGCACAGGCCGCGGGCCATCGTGTTGCTCGCCGACCGGGACAAGGTCGAGATGGAGAGGCTCCTGACCGCCCGCGTCCCCCCGGCCGCCCGCGCCCTGATCATCTGTCGCAGTGGTCCTGCCAGTGACCCGGACGTGCTTGCGCTCGTCAGTCCGCGGACAGCGAGTAGCGTCCTCGTGCTTCCGTCGGCGGAACCGACGGCCGACGCCGAGGTGCTGCGCGTTCTGCTGGCTCTGCGCGCGGTTCTCGGTGAGGGTGCGGACGGGCCGCCGGTGCTCGCGGCGGTCCGGGACGACCGGTACCGGGCTCCGGCACGACTTGCTGCCGGCCCGCGCGGCACGGTGCTGGAGACCGACACGGTCGCGGCCCGGCTGATCGCGCAGTGCGTCGGCCGGCCCGGTCTCTCACTCGTCCTCGGTGACCTTCTCGACTTCGCGGGCGACGAGTTCCACCTCGCCGATGCCGCCGCGTTCCATCATGGATCCTTCGGCGAAACCCTGTTGGGTCACCCGAACTCGTGCGTGGTCGGACTGCTCACGCCCGAAGGCCGTACGCTGCTCAACCCGCCGGTGGACACCGTCGTCGTGCCGGGAAGCCGCCTCATCGTGCTCGCCCGTGACGACGTCAGCACCCGGGTCGGGGTCTGCCGGCACCTCGTCGACCCCTCGGTGATCCTTCCGGCCTCCTCCGTGCCTGACCGTTCGACCCGGCTGCTGCTGCTCGGCTGGAACCGGAGGGCTGCGCTCGTGGTCGGTCAGCTGCGCCGTACGGCCCGTCCCGGATCCGTGCTGGACGTGGTCACCGACAGCGCCGTACCCGGCCCGAGGCAACCTGAGCCGGAGGACATGGAGGCGAGCGGGCACGATGTGCGCTTCCGGTCGGCGGCGCTGTCGCGACCCGAGACCCTTCTCGGGCTCGACCTGACGCCGTACGACGGGCTGGTCGTCCTCGGCCCGGACCAGGGCGAAGGCCCGGACCACCCCGACGACTGGACTCTCATCACCTTGCTGGCCCTGCGACTGCTGGAGGAACGCACCGGACATGAGGTCCGCCTGGTCACCGAGCTCGTCGATGACCGGAACCGCCCCTTGGCGCCGGTCAACCAAGGCTCCGACGTGATCGTCAGCGGGAAGCTGACCGGCCTCCTCATGGCCCAGATCGCACAGAACCGCCATCTGGCCCCCGTCTTCGACGAGCTGTTCTCCGCGGAGGGCGCCGGCGTGTGTCTGCGACCCGCCTCTGGGTACGTCCTGCGGGACGCCGAGGCCACTTTCGCCACCCTCGTCGCCGCGGCACGCGACCGGGGGGAATGCGCCATCGGCTACATCAGCCACGACGCGCGCACGGAGCCCACCACCGGCCATGGGGTCCGGCTCAACCCGCCGAAGGACGAGCGACGTGTCTGGAGCGCCGAGGACCACCTGGTGGTGCTGGCGACGAGCCCCGGCGCGATGTCGACCCCAGCCCCCGACCCGGCCGACGACACCGGCGCCACCACCTCTGCCGCGCCGTGAAGGCCGACGCACCGACCGGTTGGGGACGCCCCGACGCGAGACGCCGGTCGGCTCCTCCGGGTAGGGGAGCCGACCGGCGTGCGGTGTGCTGTTGCGCAGGGTCCCGCGTCAGGCGTGGCGGCGGTTGCCGATGACGAGACGGTAGAGGGCGAGGAGGATGATCGAACCGGCGATGGCGGCGACCCAGGTGGAGAGGTCGAAGAAGCCGTCGATGGAATCGACGCCGAAGATGACCTTCCCGAGCCAGCCACCGAGAAGACCGCCCGCGATGCCGATGAGCATGGTGATGATGATCCCGCCGGGGTCCTTGCCCGGCATCAGCGCCTTGGCGATGAGGCCTGCGAGCAGTCCGATGAAGATCCAAGCGATGATGCCCATGATGCGTCTCCTGCCGCGTCGTACCGCGTCGTGTGTAACTGGTGTCAACACGTCGTCTGCACCGTCCGGACACTTTCAAACGCCATGGGCACGACTCCGTCATATCCGGCCCCCGCCGCCGCGAGGACGTTGTCCACCGGCAGGGCGCGGTGTGGGTCACTCCCGGGGAGTTCGAGGAACTGGTGGAAGAGCTGGGGGCCGTCATCGCCCGCCGCACGCCGCAGTGCCGGTGGAGACGGCGTCCGGCACATCAGCCTCGCCCTGGCGCCCTCCAAGGCCAGGGAGACGGACGGCACGGGAAGAGCGCCTTCGCCTGACGCCGGGCGAGGGCCGGTGGTCCGGATCGGCCCCAAGGGCGGCACAGAAGGGGGCCATTGGGCGGATATCGAGAGGTGATCCGTGACACGGTGCGGCGTGTCGGGCACCTCTTGACGGACAACCCTGCTCGCGGCGCCGCACGAACTTCCTCGTAGCCGAGCGCCCGCGACACACGCCCTCAAGGAATGGCATGTTCACGAACAAGACTCTGGCTCGGTCCGTCCAAGCTCTGTGCGTCGGCACCGCGGCCACCTTCGCTCCCATAGCCCTGGCCCCCCACGCCTCGGCCGCGACGCTGCCGGTGGCGTGCAGCGAGACCGCTCTGCGGAACGCCATCAACACCGCCAACGGCACCCCCGGCAGCGACACCCTCAACCTGGCACCCGGCTGCACGTACGGGCTGTCGGACGAACTGCCCCCCATCACCACGCCGATCGTCGTCAACGGCAACAGCGACACCATCACCCGGACCTCGGGGACGTTCCGCATCCTCACGGTGAACGGCGGTGCTCTGACTCTCCGGGCGGCCATCCTCAGCGAGGGCGATGCCACGGGCAGCATGATCGCGAACGGAGCAGGTGGCGCCATCGTCGTCACCGGCAACGGCAGCCTCAACCTCAGCGCCGGCGTGATTCGGTCCAACGACGCCAACTTCGGCGGTGGCATCAGTGTGTTCAATGGCTCCCGGGCCCAGATCAGCGCGAGTGTCTTCACGCAGAACACGGCGACCCAGAACGGCGGAGGCATCGTCAGCGACGGCGTGGTGACCGTCAGCGCCTCACAGATCAGCGGCAACACGGCGAACCAGAGGGGCGGCGGCATTGCCAGCATCGGAACACTGACGGTCAGCGCCAGCAACCTCGTGAACAACACCGCACCGAACGGAGGGGGCGGCCTTGCCAACGGAGTGCCCGCAGCCCCCGGTGGCACCTCCACGGTGATCGCCAGCAACATCAGCAACAACAACGCCGGCGGTGCAAACCCCGGTGGCGTCTACAACAACGGTGGCACAGTGACCCTCCGCGCCAGCCGGGTTGCCGCCAACACCCCGAACAACTGCCTCAACAGCCCGAGTCCGGTCCCCGGCTGCTTCGGCTGATCAGTGCCCTTGCAACGGCTGTCGCGCGGTGCCCTGCACCGCGCGACAGCCCGTGCCATTTCCGGGCCCGTCGCGCCGAGTTGCTGCCGATACCCGTCGAGGTTCGCGATCCCCTCCGGCGTCTGCGGCGGTCACTCCACGTGCCTGGACAGCACGGGTCTGCCAACTCCCTCAGCCGCGTGCAGCCTTCTCCCCGGCACGCTCGGCGACCGGTACGTCCAGGGGGCGGGCCAGACCGACCACGCCTTCGTCGAGACGCTGCAGATGGCGCAGTACGCGGAACGTCACGGTGCCGGACGGCGGGGTGCCGGACCCGTCGTCCCGAAGCGTGGAGGCGATGCTGGCGGCCGACTGGATCTCGCCGCCGACGCCCTTGTCGCCCACATGGGCGGAGAGTACCTCGATGTTGTGCCCGATGCGCCGTCCCGCCCGGTGCAGACGGGGGTCGGCCGCGACGGTCTTGCTGTGCGGCACGAGCTCGGCGGTCGCCGCGAGCGAGCGTGCGTGGTACGCACACGTCTCCAGCAGCGCCACCAGATAGCGCACGGTCTGCCGGCGGCCCCGCAACGGGGTGATCGGGTAGGTCAACGGATTGGTGGAGTCACGCAGTTCGTCGAGCGCCGTGTCCAGGCCGCGGGCCTTGCCGAGCAGATCGGACGACGGCCCTCCGCTGAGCTGCTCCACCGCGGCGGAGGCTACATCCCCCAGCCTGTCCAGGACGGTACCCAGCAGTTCGTCGGTACGGCGGTCCGTGTGCACCGGCAGGATCAGCACCGCGGCGATGACCCCGCAGGCGGCGCCGATGGCGGTCTCCTCGATGCGCAGCACCAGGACGTCGAAACTGTACGAGTTGAGAAGGGTGTAGAGCAGACCCAGCATGGCCGTGACGAAGAAGGACATCACCGCGTAGGACAGGGGAGCGGTGAAGAACATCGCGAAGATGAAGACGAGTACCAGGGCGAACGCGACCCAGGTGTGGTCACCGACCAGTCCCGCCAGCGCGACTCCGGCCACGGCGCCCAGGAGGGTTCCCAGGAGCCGGCGGTAGCCCTTGACCAGGATCTCACCGGTGGAGGCGGTGTTGAGGAAGACCACCCAGCACGTCAGAACGGCCCAGTACCAGCGCTGGGTGGAGAGGAGTTCGCCCCCGATCATCGCCAGGACCGAGCCCACCGACACCTGGAAGGCAGCCCGTGTGGTGGGGCGCTGCAATCCCGTACGGTCGTCACCCCCGGGCTCCTCGGTGGAGGCGAGCGCGATGTCCTCCGCGTCGAACTCCTCGCGCGAACGGGTGGTCGCCGGTGAGTCGTCGGACTCGTCCTGCGGCCCGTCCAGAGCCAGTCGCAGACCGAGGACGGATCGTGCCGCCTCACCTATGCCGCGGAAGGCGTCCTGGATTCCCGCGGGGGCGGGGGGAAGCTTCTCCTCGTCGCGGTAGCCGAGCAGCCTGTTGCGGATGTGGGCGACCGCCGTGCCTCCCTCCCTCGACGCGGGCCGGTCCACCAGGAGATGGAGCGCCTTGAGGTCGCGGCGCAGGGCCATGGTCGCGTCGTCCTCGGCAGGCTTCCAGTCCCCGGTGAGCGGCACGGGCGCGTGAGGCAGATGAAGGGTGAGGGTGTCCGCACGCTCGGCACTCCGGGCGTTCAGCAGCAGCATGCCGAGCCGCTCCGTGGAGATCTCGGCGTCCGCGACCCGGCGTTGCAGCAGCGCCGCCTTGTCCGCGTCCTGGGTGCCCTCCTCCAGACGGCCCTGGATCATCAGAGCGGCTTCGTGCAGCCGCGCGGTGCTCCGCCGCATGTCGTCGAGCACCTTCTCCAACTGCTCGGGTTCGGCGTCGAGCAGTTCGATCTGCAGGGAGACGAGCTGGGCGACCCGTGTCCGGAAGGCATCGCGCAGTCGCGTCAGGACGCGCCGAGGTGTCTCCGGGACGACGGCGAACCGCACCACCGCACTGCAGCCGAACCCGATGACCAGGGCAAGACAGAGTGCGGGCAGGGCAGCCGTCGAGGCGCCGACGAACAGGGAGAGGAAGTAGATCTGAAAGCCGATGAGGCCGAGTGCCGTGCCCCGGTCGCCGAACCGCCGGCAGTAGACGGCGCCGAAGATGAGTGCGACGAAGAAGAGGTCGCCCACGATGACCTGAGAGGTCAGCAGCGCACTGAGCGACGTGGCGGCGAGTGCCACCGGCAGGCCCAGAGCGAGGGTGACCGCCTGGTCGCGTACGAGAGTGTCCTTGATCGCGAAGGTCGCGGTCATCGCGGTCATCGCACCGGCGACCATGTGCGTGACATCGGTGCCGAGCACCGCCAGGACCATCAGCGTGAGTCCGATCGCCGCGACGGTCCGCAGCCCCGCGCTGAGCCGGAGCAACCCCGGGTCGGACGCCGCGAACCGATCCCACATCATGGCCCCGCCCCGCCGCCGCACTGCCCTCACCCTGCACTTTCTTCCGCTGTCCGCCACGATCCACGCGCTGTTCAGCATCGCACGGTGGGGAACCGGAGGACGAACGCAGGTCTACGTCCTGTCCGATCGCGGTCCGGTCGCCTGTTCCGCGACTGCGTTCCGGGGGAGTCCGCGAGGAACCGGGACGCGTGTGCGGAGCGAAGCAGGGCACGTGCGGAGCATGGCAATCCTGAGGAAAGTCGCACGCCCCCTGCTCGCCTCCGTCTTCGTCTCCGGCGGGTTCCGCACGCTTCGGGCCCCGCACTCCGTGGCCGGTGCGGCCGAGCCGGTGGCCCGGCCCGTCGCGGTGCGCGTTCCGCAGCTTCCGGACGACACGGTGCGACTCGTGCAGATCAACAGTGCCGTGCAGGTCGGTGCCGGAGTGCTCCTCGCCGCCGGTCGGTTCCCGCGAGCCTCCGCTCTCGCGCTGGCCGCCTCGCTGGTGCCCACGACCCTGGCGGGGCACGCCTGGTGGAAGGCGCAGGACCCTGAGGAACGAGCACGTCAGCGTGTGCAGTTCACGAAGAACCTCTCCTTGCTCGGGGGGCTGCTCATCGCGGCGGCGGACACCCATGGCAAACCCTCGCTCGCCTACCGCTCACGGGCCGCGGCTACTCTCGGAGCGCGTAGCGCCCGCAGCACGGGAAACGCCGTGGGTGCCGCGGTGGCGGACAGGGCGCAAGCCGTCAGGTCGGCAGCCGGTGCCGTTCGGGAACACCTCCCGACCGGCTGACGCCTTCGAGGCCGGCCCTGGTTCCTCCGCCGGGTGAGCACTCCGCGGAGGAACCGGGCCCCAAGCGAGGAACCCGCCTGTGGGCGGGCATGCCTGTGCGCATGCCCGCCCACAGGCGGGTTCGGGGTGGTGGAGCGTCACGTGGGCACGTCGGCGGCGCGCGGTGCGACGCGTCAGAGGTCGGCAGCGCCATGACCCGAGCCTGCGACGAGCCGCCGCCCCGGCTGCGGGAGCCGAGCTTCCGGACGGGCAGGCGTGCCGGACATCCGAAGGCGGCACCCGCGAGGTCGCGTGATGCGGCGGCACGACACGTTCGTGTGCAGGAAACGGGTGGTCTCTCAGGCCAGCATTCCCGCCCGGAGCTTGCCCAGGGTGCGGGTGAGCAGACGGGAGACGTGCATCTGGGAGACGTCGAGCTCCGCGCCGATCTGGGACTGCGTCATCTCCTGGCCGAACCGCATCTCGATGAGCCGGCGCTCGCGGTCGTCCAGCTTTTCCAGGAGCGGCGCCAGAGCGTGCAGGTTCTCCACCGTCTCCATGGCGGAGTCCGGCTCACCCAGGATGTCGGCGAACGTCCTGGACGCCGCCCCCGTGGTCTCACCGGTGTCCGTCGGCATGTCGAGCGAGCCGGCCGTGTAGCCGTTCGACGCGATGATGCCTTCGATCACCTCGTCCTCCGTACGGTCCAGATGCTCGGCCAACTCCTTCACCGTCGGATCACGGTCGAGCCGGACGGAGAGCTCGTCCTTGGCCTTGGCGAGCTCCACGCGGAGTTCCTGCAGGCGTCGGGGGACGTGGACGGCCCAGGTGGTGTCCCGGAAGAAGCGCTTTATCTCCCCGACGATGTAGGGGACGGCGAAGGTCGCGAACTCGACCTCCCGCGAGAGCTCGAACCGGTCGATGGCCTTGATGAGGCCTATGGTGCCGACCTGGGTGATGTCCTCCATGTCGCCGCTGCCCCTGTTGCGGAAGCGGCGGGCGGCGAAACGGACCAGGGAGATGTTCATCTCGACAAGGGTGTTGCGCGCGTACTGGTATTCGTGCGTGCCCTCTTCGAGGACCTGCAGGCGCTCGAAGAAGAGCGTCGACAGAGCCCGGGCGTCCTTCGGCGTGACCTTGCCGGCGTCCTCGATCCAGGGCAGTTCACCTATGCGTTCCGGCAAGGCCTCGGGGGCCGACACCTCATCAGTACGTACGGTTCCGGCTGTCTGTCCAGCGATCACTGGTCCCACCCTCCCTGGTGCTGAGTGCGCTTTCAGACGAGCCCCTGCCCTGCCTCGGAAGCCCTATGCGCGAGGAACCACTTTTTCTTGCTGTGAGGAAACAGTTGTCCCTGGACATCGTAAGATGAGCAGTGCCGTCCACCGGTGCGATCCTTCGCCGCGCCGTGCTGGATCGGGTACAGGCCCCGTACGCTGGAGGCCGGGGGCCGGGGCCCGGAAGCGGTCCGGGTTTCGGCGCAGCACGACGAGAAACAGGATCACGTGGACAGATTCGCTGCGGTCGAGCGGGAGCTGCGCAAGGCCGCGCCCCATCGGCTCCTCGACGTCGTCTCGGCGGCTCTGCGGGAGCGGTTCGACGTGCGGAACGTGTCGTTGCGGCTCGCCGACTACGGCATGACCACACTCCAGGTGGTGTCCGAGGTGCCGATCGCCGAGCCGGTGCCCGTGCACGACAGCCCGCAGGGCAGGGCCTTCGGAGCGCAGGAGCCGTATGTGGAGCCTCGCAGCACGCCGGGACCGGTGGTCGTGCACCTCCCGGTGACCGTACGGGGCGACCGGCTCGGTGTCCTGACCGTCACGGCGTCCGAGGAAGGCTGTTCCCGGACGGATCTGGCGGAGATGCAGCAGATCTGCGAAGCGCTCGGCCACGAGATCCTGGTGGCCGAGCGGGACACCGACCTCTACCTCCTCGCCCGACGTGCCACCCGGCTGACGCTGGCCGCCGAGATGCAGTGGCAGTTGCTGCCCGGTCGCTCCGTGTCCCGCCCCGAATTCAGGATGGGCGCCCATCTGGAGCCCGCGTACGCGATCTTCGGCGACAACTTCGACTGGTCGGTTTCGGCCCATCACCTCACGCTCACCGTCACCAACGGCATGGGCCAGGGGATGGAGGCGGCCCTGCTGGCCAATCTCGTCGTCAACGCGCTGCGGAACGCCCGACGGGCCGGCCTCGACCTCGCCGGTCAGGCCAGCCTCGCCGACCAGGCCGTCTACGCGCAGCACCGTGGTGCGCTGCACGCGGCGGTCCTGCTGCTGCGTTTCGACCTCGCCACGGGTGAGGTGGAGGCCGTGGACGCGGGATCCCCCCGGATGTGGCGGCTGAGGGGGCGCACCGTCGATGCCCTCGAGTTCGACGCGCAGCTCCCGCTCGGCATGTTCGAGGAGACGGAGTACGTGGTACAGCACCTGCGCGTAGAACCCGGCGACCGGCTGTTGATCGGCAGCGACGGGGTCTACGAGAGCGCCTCGGGCGCGGGGGAGTACTACGGGCAGCGCGCCCTCGCGCGGTCGCTGTCCGCGCACCGCTTCCTGCCGTCCGAGCAGGTGCCTCTGGCGGTACTGC
Proteins encoded in this window:
- a CDS encoding dihydrofolate reductase family protein, producing MRSVTYSMSVSLDGYIVGPDGGFNWTTPSDEVFRFFIDEIRGVGVHLMGRRLYETMLYWETADQDPSADPSALEWASLWNPLPKVVFSRTLTAVQGTARLASGGLGEEIERLRAEPGEGDIAIGGATLAAEAAAAGLIDEYRPTVYPVLLGGGTPFFPRHERRVDLELLETRAFNAQVLHLRYRVARQETASE
- a CDS encoding NAD-binding lipoprotein; this translates as METAKGPRVSLRDRAGYRFDRTLARSTGTLMGWLVITCLAVVVPVSTVLVWTDPGAPRSVSGRLSAAWRTSAETLRLGAATGTPLRLVLSAVLGLVALLCVSTLVGVITTGLAERMAELSRGRSTVLERGHVVVLGWSDQVTTVVHELVAARAPHRPRAIVLLADRDKVEMERLLTARVPPAARALIICRSGPASDPDVLALVSPRTASSVLVLPSAEPTADAEVLRVLLALRAVLGEGADGPPVLAAVRDDRYRAPARLAAGPRGTVLETDTVAARLIAQCVGRPGLSLVLGDLLDFAGDEFHLADAAAFHHGSFGETLLGHPNSCVVGLLTPEGRTLLNPPVDTVVVPGSRLIVLARDDVSTRVGVCRHLVDPSVILPASSVPDRSTRLLLLGWNRRAALVVGQLRRTARPGSVLDVVTDSAVPGPRQPEPEDMEASGHDVRFRSAALSRPETLLGLDLTPYDGLVVLGPDQGEGPDHPDDWTLITLLALRLLEERTGHEVRLVTELVDDRNRPLAPVNQGSDVIVSGKLTGLLMAQIAQNRHLAPVFDELFSAEGAGVCLRPASGYVLRDAEATFATLVAAARDRGECAIGYISHDARTEPTTGHGVRLNPPKDERRVWSAEDHLVVLATSPGAMSTPAPDPADDTGATTSAAP
- a CDS encoding GlsB/YeaQ/YmgE family stress response membrane protein, which produces MGIIAWIFIGLLAGLIAKALMPGKDPGGIIITMLIGIAGGLLGGWLGKVIFGVDSIDGFFDLSTWVAAIAGSIILLALYRLVIGNRRHA
- a CDS encoding FUSC family protein → MMWDRFAASDPGLLRLSAGLRTVAAIGLTLMVLAVLGTDVTHMVAGAMTAMTATFAIKDTLVRDQAVTLALGLPVALAATSLSALLTSQVIVGDLFFVALIFGAVYCRRFGDRGTALGLIGFQIYFLSLFVGASTAALPALCLALVIGFGCSAVVRFAVVPETPRRVLTRLRDAFRTRVAQLVSLQIELLDAEPEQLEKVLDDMRRSTARLHEAALMIQGRLEEGTQDADKAALLQRRVADAEISTERLGMLLLNARSAERADTLTLHLPHAPVPLTGDWKPAEDDATMALRRDLKALHLLVDRPASREGGTAVAHIRNRLLGYRDEEKLPPAPAGIQDAFRGIGEAARSVLGLRLALDGPQDESDDSPATTRSREEFDAEDIALASTEEPGGDDRTGLQRPTTRAAFQVSVGSVLAMIGGELLSTQRWYWAVLTCWVVFLNTASTGEILVKGYRRLLGTLLGAVAGVALAGLVGDHTWVAFALVLVFIFAMFFTAPLSYAVMSFFVTAMLGLLYTLLNSYSFDVLVLRIEETAIGAACGVIAAVLILPVHTDRRTDELLGTVLDRLGDVASAAVEQLSGGPSSDLLGKARGLDTALDELRDSTNPLTYPITPLRGRRQTVRYLVALLETCAYHARSLAATAELVPHSKTVAADPRLHRAGRRIGHNIEVLSAHVGDKGVGGEIQSAASIASTLRDDGSGTPPSGTVTFRVLRHLQRLDEGVVGLARPLDVPVAERAGEKAARG
- a CDS encoding DoxX family protein, giving the protein MAILRKVARPLLASVFVSGGFRTLRAPHSVAGAAEPVARPVAVRVPQLPDDTVRLVQINSAVQVGAGVLLAAGRFPRASALALAASLVPTTLAGHAWWKAQDPEERARQRVQFTKNLSLLGGLLIAAADTHGKPSLAYRSRAAATLGARSARSTGNAVGAAVADRAQAVRSAAGAVREHLPTG
- a CDS encoding SigB/SigF/SigG family RNA polymerase sigma factor, yielding MSAPEALPERIGELPWIEDAGKVTPKDARALSTLFFERLQVLEEGTHEYQYARNTLVEMNISLVRFAARRFRNRGSGDMEDITQVGTIGLIKAIDRFELSREVEFATFAVPYIVGEIKRFFRDTTWAVHVPRRLQELRVELAKAKDELSVRLDRDPTVKELAEHLDRTEDEVIEGIIASNGYTAGSLDMPTDTGETTGAASRTFADILGEPDSAMETVENLHALAPLLEKLDDRERRLIEMRFGQEMTQSQIGAELDVSQMHVSRLLTRTLGKLRAGMLA
- a CDS encoding PP2C family protein-serine/threonine phosphatase, whose amino-acid sequence is MDRFAAVERELRKAAPHRLLDVVSAALRERFDVRNVSLRLADYGMTTLQVVSEVPIAEPVPVHDSPQGRAFGAQEPYVEPRSTPGPVVVHLPVTVRGDRLGVLTVTASEEGCSRTDLAEMQQICEALGHEILVAERDTDLYLLARRATRLTLAAEMQWQLLPGRSVSRPEFRMGAHLEPAYAIFGDNFDWSVSAHHLTLTVTNGMGQGMEAALLANLVVNALRNARRAGLDLAGQASLADQAVYAQHRGALHAAVLLLRFDLATGEVEAVDAGSPRMWRLRGRTVDALEFDAQLPLGMFEETEYVVQHLRVEPGDRLLIGSDGVYESASGAGEYYGQRALARSLSAHRFLPSEQVPLAVLRDLRDHRGAAPLDDDALVVCLDWFARRSSTGAASV